The following coding sequences lie in one Pseudomonas monsensis genomic window:
- the dnaX gene encoding DNA polymerase III subunit gamma/tau, producing MSYQVLARKWRPHSFREMVGQTHVLKALINALDSQRLHHAYLFTGTRGVGKTTIARIIAKCLNCETGITSSPCGECSVCREIDEGRFVDLIEIDAASRTKVEDTRELLDNVQYAPSRGRFKVYLIDEVHMLSSHSFNALLKTLEEPPPYVKFILATTDPQKLPATILSRCLQFSLKNMTPERVVEHLTHVLTAENVPFEDDALWLLGRAADGSMRDAMSLTDQAIAFGEGKVLATDVRAMLGTLDHGQVYDVLHSLIEGDAKALLEAVRHLAEQGPDWNGVLSEILNVLHRVAIAQALPEGVDNGHGDRDRVLALAQALPAEDVQFYYQMGLIGRRDLPLAPDPRGGFEMVLLRMLAFRPADTADAPRQPLKPVGISQATVDSANSVAAAPKPAPVVAAAVAPAPTPVVAPAPVPEAAPVAPVVVAEPEPEPVIAAAVVDLPWNDPVEAEPEPVQQPAVEPVLETAAEQPELPPMPLPTPDSVVPDAPEWAAAPIPEPSVADVDAATPGMDLDDEPPLDEDYIEPDMDSAYSYLDELASEHAAEPAPEPEPEPAAAPATGLALQWLELFPQLPISGMTGSIAANCTLIAVDGDHWLMHLDPAHSALFNATQQRRLNDALNQFHGRTLSLTIELIKPEQETPAQAASRRRANRQREAEESIHGDPFIQQMVQQFGAVVRHDTIEPVDALVPQG from the coding sequence ATGAGTTATCAGGTTCTTGCACGTAAATGGCGTCCGCACTCGTTCCGCGAAATGGTCGGCCAGACCCATGTGCTCAAGGCTCTGATCAATGCCTTGGACAGCCAGCGGCTGCACCACGCCTACCTGTTCACCGGGACGCGGGGGGTGGGTAAAACCACAATTGCGCGGATCATTGCCAAATGCCTGAACTGTGAGACAGGTATCACTTCCAGCCCCTGCGGTGAGTGCTCGGTGTGCCGGGAAATCGACGAGGGCCGTTTCGTCGACCTGATCGAGATCGACGCCGCGAGCCGCACCAAGGTCGAAGACACCCGCGAACTGCTCGACAACGTGCAGTACGCGCCGAGCCGCGGGCGCTTCAAGGTCTACCTGATCGACGAAGTGCACATGCTCTCCAGCCATTCCTTCAATGCGCTGCTGAAAACCCTCGAAGAGCCGCCGCCGTACGTCAAGTTCATCCTGGCGACCACGGACCCGCAGAAACTTCCGGCAACGATTTTGTCGCGATGCCTGCAGTTCTCCCTGAAGAACATGACACCGGAGCGCGTGGTCGAGCATTTGACCCACGTTCTGACCGCCGAGAACGTGCCGTTCGAAGACGATGCCTTGTGGTTGCTCGGTCGCGCTGCTGACGGTTCGATGCGAGACGCCATGAGCCTGACCGATCAGGCCATCGCTTTCGGTGAGGGCAAGGTCCTGGCCACCGACGTGCGGGCGATGCTCGGCACGCTGGACCATGGTCAGGTCTACGACGTCCTGCATTCTTTGATCGAAGGCGACGCCAAGGCGCTGCTCGAGGCCGTGCGGCACCTGGCCGAGCAAGGCCCGGACTGGAACGGCGTGCTCTCGGAAATCCTCAACGTGCTGCACCGCGTCGCCATCGCCCAGGCGCTGCCGGAAGGCGTCGATAACGGTCATGGCGACCGCGATCGTGTATTGGCGCTGGCCCAGGCATTGCCTGCCGAAGACGTGCAGTTCTATTACCAGATGGGCCTGATCGGCCGCCGCGATTTGCCGCTGGCGCCGGACCCGCGTGGCGGTTTCGAGATGGTGCTGCTGCGGATGCTGGCCTTCCGGCCGGCGGACACGGCGGACGCCCCGAGGCAACCGCTAAAGCCAGTGGGGATCAGCCAGGCCACAGTTGATTCCGCAAACTCAGTGGCTGCCGCGCCCAAGCCTGCGCCGGTAGTCGCTGCGGCTGTTGCGCCGGCTCCGACACCCGTGGTGGCCCCGGCACCGGTTCCGGAAGCTGCACCAGTTGCGCCTGTCGTGGTTGCCGAGCCAGAACCTGAGCCGGTCATCGCCGCAGCGGTGGTCGACCTGCCGTGGAACGACCCGGTTGAAGCCGAGCCAGAGCCCGTGCAGCAACCCGCCGTCGAACCGGTACTGGAAACCGCTGCCGAGCAGCCCGAGTTGCCGCCGATGCCACTGCCGACTCCGGACAGCGTGGTCCCGGATGCGCCGGAATGGGCCGCTGCGCCGATTCCCGAGCCGTCGGTTGCCGACGTCGATGCCGCCACCCCGGGCATGGACCTGGACGACGAGCCGCCGCTGGACGAGGATTACATCGAGCCGGACATGGATTCGGCCTACAGTTACCTCGACGAACTGGCCAGCGAACACGCTGCTGAGCCAGCGCCGGAACCCGAGCCGGAACCTGCGGCAGCGCCGGCCACCGGTCTTGCACTGCAATGGCTGGAGCTGTTCCCGCAATTGCCGATCTCTGGCATGACCGGCAGCATCGCCGCCAACTGCACACTGATCGCCGTCGATGGCGATCACTGGCTGATGCACCTGGACCCGGCGCACAGTGCACTGTTCAATGCCACGCAACAGCGGCGCCTGAACGATGCATTGAACCAGTTTCACGGTCGTACGCTGAGCCTGACCATCGAGCTGATCAAGCCCGAGCAGGAAACCCCGGCCCAGGCTGCGTCGCGTCGCCGGGCCAACCGTCAGCGCGAGGCGGAGGAGTCGATCCACGGTGATCCGTTCATCCAGCAGATGGTCCAGCAGTTCGGCGCGGTGGTGCGACACGATACTATTGAACCTGTCGACGCTTTGGTCCCCCAAGGCTAA
- a CDS encoding YbaB/EbfC family nucleoid-associated protein: MMKGGMAGLMKQAQQMQEKMAKMQEELANAEVTGKAGGDMVTVVMTGRHDVKSVSIDPSLVEGLSEDDKEMLEAVVAAAVNDAVRKIEANSQEKMGSMTAGMNLPAGMKLPF; the protein is encoded by the coding sequence ATGATGAAAGGTGGCATGGCCGGCCTGATGAAGCAGGCGCAGCAGATGCAGGAAAAAATGGCCAAGATGCAGGAAGAACTGGCCAACGCCGAAGTCACCGGTAAAGCCGGTGGCGATATGGTCACCGTGGTGATGACCGGTCGTCACGACGTGAAAAGCGTGAGCATCGACCCAAGCCTGGTCGAAGGCCTGAGCGAAGACGACAAGGAGATGCTGGAAGCCGTGGTTGCTGCCGCCGTCAACGACGCCGTGCGCAAGATTGAAGCCAACAGCCAGGAAAAAATGGGCAGCATGACCGCTGGCATGAACCTGCCAGCCGGTATGAAACTGCCATTCTGA
- a CDS encoding NADP-dependent oxidoreductase, producing MSDPLTLNQRFVLASRPVGAPTPENFRLEREALPDLEDGQILLKTLYLSLDPYMRGRMSDAPSYAAPVQIGEVMTGGAVSRVEDSRHPKFHKGDLVVGATGWQSHSISDGRNIIPIPAGLPGPSMALGVLGMPGMTAYMGLMDIGQPKEGETLVVAAASGAVGSVVGQVAKIKGLRAVGVAGGAEKCKYVVEELGFDACIDHKAPDFAEQLAKACPQGIDIYYENVGGHVFDAVVPLLNPKARIPLCGLIAGYNAAEAPQGPDRLPLLQRTLLTKRVRIQGFIVFDDYGDRQPEFISHMVPWVRDGKVKFREDVVEGLEQAPEAFIGLLEGRNFGKLVVKVATD from the coding sequence ATGTCCGACCCTCTTACCCTCAATCAACGTTTTGTCCTTGCCTCTCGTCCTGTGGGCGCGCCGACCCCGGAAAACTTCCGCCTGGAGCGCGAAGCGTTGCCCGACCTCGAAGATGGCCAGATCCTGCTGAAAACCCTGTACCTGTCGCTTGACCCCTATATGCGCGGACGTATGAGCGACGCCCCGTCCTACGCCGCTCCGGTACAAATCGGCGAAGTCATGACCGGTGGCGCTGTCAGCCGTGTCGAGGACTCGCGTCATCCGAAATTCCACAAGGGCGATCTGGTGGTCGGCGCCACAGGCTGGCAAAGCCACAGCATCAGTGACGGACGCAACATCATCCCGATCCCTGCCGGGCTGCCGGGCCCGTCGATGGCCCTCGGTGTGCTCGGCATGCCGGGCATGACCGCGTACATGGGGCTGATGGACATCGGTCAGCCGAAAGAGGGGGAAACCCTGGTGGTGGCCGCCGCCTCCGGCGCCGTGGGCTCGGTGGTCGGCCAGGTGGCGAAGATCAAAGGCCTGCGTGCGGTCGGTGTGGCCGGTGGGGCCGAGAAGTGTAAATACGTGGTCGAGGAACTGGGTTTCGACGCCTGCATCGATCACAAGGCGCCGGACTTTGCCGAACAGCTGGCGAAGGCGTGCCCGCAAGGCATCGACATCTATTACGAAAACGTCGGCGGTCATGTCTTCGACGCGGTGGTGCCGCTGCTCAATCCCAAGGCGCGCATTCCGTTGTGCGGGCTGATTGCCGGTTACAACGCTGCCGAAGCGCCGCAAGGCCCGGATCGCCTGCCGCTGCTGCAACGCACGTTGCTCACCAAGCGTGTGCGCATTCAGGGCTTTATCGTGTTCGATGACTACGGTGATCGTCAGCCGGAATTCATCAGCCACATGGTGCCGTGGGTGCGCGACGGCAAGGTGAAGTTCCGCGAGGACGTGGTCGAGGGCCTGGAGCAGGCGCCCGAGGCGTTTATCGGTCTGCTGGAAGGGCGCAACTTCGGCAAACTGGTGGTGAAGGTCGCCACAGACTGA
- the recR gene encoding recombination mediator RecR, protein MSFSPLIRQLIDALRILPGVGQKTAQRMALQLLERDRSGGTRLAQSLSQAMEGVGHCRQCRTLTEDDLCPQCADTRRDDTLLCVVEGPMDVYAVEQTGFRGRYFVLKGHLSPLDGLGPEAIGIPQLITRIEEAGTFTEVILATNPTVEGEATAHYIAQLLANKGLIASRIAHGVPLGGELELVDGGTLAHSFAGRKPISL, encoded by the coding sequence ATGAGCTTCAGCCCTTTGATTCGCCAACTGATCGACGCCCTGCGAATTTTGCCGGGTGTGGGTCAGAAAACCGCCCAGCGCATGGCGTTGCAGTTGCTCGAGCGTGATCGCAGCGGCGGTACGCGCCTGGCCCAGTCCCTGAGCCAGGCCATGGAAGGGGTCGGTCATTGCCGCCAGTGCCGCACGTTGACCGAAGACGATCTGTGCCCGCAATGCGCCGATACCCGCCGCGATGACACCTTGCTGTGTGTGGTCGAAGGGCCGATGGATGTCTACGCGGTCGAACAGACCGGGTTCCGTGGACGCTACTTCGTGCTCAAGGGGCATCTGTCGCCGCTCGATGGCCTTGGGCCTGAGGCCATCGGCATTCCGCAATTGATAACGCGAATTGAAGAGGCGGGCACGTTTACCGAGGTCATCCTCGCCACCAACCCGACGGTGGAAGGTGAAGCCACGGCGCATTACATCGCGCAGCTTCTCGCCAACAAAGGCCTGATCGCTTCGCGCATTGCTCACGGCGTGCCGTTGGGTGGTGAGCTGGAGCTGGTCGATGGCGGGACGCTGGCGCATTCGTTTGCCGGGCGTAAGCCGATTTCCCTCTGA
- a CDS encoding acyl-CoA dehydrogenase family protein, whose translation MPAFHEYFDPSHQMVRDSVRRFVEREILPDIDAWEEAESFPRELYLKAGAAGILGIGYPEALGGSHEGDLFAKVAASEELMRCGSGGLVAGLGSLDIGLPPIVKWARPEVRDRVVPQVLSGEKISALAITEPGGGSDVANLQTRAVRDGEFYRVSGCKTFITSGVRADFYTVAVRTGAPGFGGISLLLIEKGTPGFTVGRQLKKMGWWASDTAELFFDDCRVPLANLIGAENMGFACIMGNFQSERLALALMANMTSQLALEEALKWAREREAFGKPIGKFQVIKHRLAEMATALEVSREFTYLQAAKMAAGQSVIKEISMAKNFATDTSDRITTEAVQILGGLGYMRESLVERLYRDNRILSIGGGTREVMNEIISKQMGL comes from the coding sequence ATGCCTGCCTTCCACGAATACTTCGACCCCAGCCACCAAATGGTCCGCGACAGCGTCAGACGTTTTGTCGAACGCGAGATCCTGCCGGATATTGATGCGTGGGAAGAAGCCGAAAGCTTCCCCCGTGAGTTGTACCTGAAGGCCGGGGCGGCGGGGATTCTCGGCATCGGTTATCCCGAAGCGCTGGGTGGCAGCCACGAAGGCGATCTGTTCGCCAAGGTCGCCGCCAGTGAGGAGTTGATGCGCTGTGGCTCTGGCGGCCTGGTGGCGGGGCTGGGTTCGCTGGATATCGGCTTGCCGCCGATCGTCAAATGGGCGCGGCCCGAAGTCCGTGATCGCGTGGTGCCACAGGTGCTCAGCGGCGAGAAAATCAGCGCCCTGGCCATCACCGAGCCCGGTGGCGGCTCCGACGTCGCCAACCTGCAAACCCGTGCTGTGCGTGACGGCGAGTTCTACCGCGTCAGCGGCTGCAAGACGTTCATTACCAGCGGCGTGCGCGCCGATTTCTACACCGTGGCGGTGCGCACCGGCGCGCCGGGTTTCGGCGGTATCAGCCTGTTGCTGATCGAGAAGGGCACGCCCGGTTTCACCGTTGGCCGCCAACTGAAGAAAATGGGCTGGTGGGCGTCGGACACGGCTGAACTGTTTTTCGACGATTGTCGCGTGCCGCTGGCGAACCTGATCGGCGCCGAGAACATGGGCTTCGCCTGCATCATGGGCAACTTCCAGAGCGAGCGCCTGGCGTTGGCACTGATGGCCAACATGACCTCACAGCTGGCGCTGGAAGAGGCCCTGAAGTGGGCGCGCGAGCGTGAGGCGTTTGGTAAACCGATCGGCAAGTTTCAAGTGATCAAGCATCGCCTCGCCGAAATGGCCACGGCGCTGGAGGTCTCGCGGGAGTTCACCTATCTGCAGGCGGCGAAGATGGCGGCGGGGCAGAGTGTGATCAAGGAGATTTCCATGGCAAAAAATTTTGCCACGGACACGTCGGACCGGATCACCACCGAGGCGGTGCAGATTCTTGGCGGGTTGGGTTATATGCGCGAGAGCCTGGTGGAGCGGCTGTATCGGGATAACCGCATCTTGTCGATTGGCGGCGGGACGCGGGAGGTGATGAACGAAATCATCAGCAAGCAGATGGGGCTTTGA
- a CDS encoding adenine phosphoribosyltransferase gives MVFDSFDIKSLIRPVIDFPKPGVIFRDITPLFQSPTALRLVMDSFAHRYVEADFTHIGAMDARGFLIGSVLAYQLNKPLVLFRKQGKLPADVLAEGYATEYGEAFLEVHADSLCEGDSVVMFDDLIATGGTLIAAANLIRRMGARVHEAAAIIDLPELGGSQRLEDMGIPTFCLTQFALTDK, from the coding sequence ATGGTCTTCGACTCCTTCGACATCAAATCCTTGATCCGCCCCGTGATCGACTTCCCGAAACCGGGCGTGATCTTTCGCGACATCACCCCGTTGTTCCAGTCGCCAACGGCCCTGCGCCTGGTGATGGACAGCTTCGCCCACCGCTATGTCGAAGCCGACTTCACCCACATCGGCGCGATGGACGCCCGTGGTTTTCTGATCGGTTCGGTACTGGCCTATCAACTGAACAAGCCGCTGGTGCTGTTCCGCAAGCAAGGCAAGCTGCCGGCGGACGTGTTGGCCGAAGGTTATGCGACGGAGTACGGCGAAGCGTTCCTCGAAGTGCATGCCGACAGCCTGTGCGAGGGTGATTCGGTGGTGATGTTCGATGACCTAATCGCCACCGGCGGCACGCTGATTGCGGCGGCCAACCTGATTCGCCGGATGGGGGCGCGGGTGCATGAGGCGGCGGCGATCATTGATTTGCCGGAGCTTGGGGGTTCGCAGCGACTTGAGGACATGGGCATCCCGACGTTCTGCCTGACGCAGTTTGCCCTGACTGACAAGTAA
- the fnr gene encoding fumarate/nitrate reduction transcriptional regulator Fnr has protein sequence MSEPVKLRAHNQAHCKDCSLAPLCLPLSLNLEDMDALDEIVKRGRPLKKGEFLFRQGDTFDSVYAVRSGALKTFSLSDTGEEQLTGFHLPSELVGLSGMDTEKHPVSAQALETTSVCEIPFERLDELALQLPQLRRQLMRVMSREIRDDQQMMLLLSKKTADERIATFLVNLSARFRARGFSANQFRLSMSRNEIGNYLGLAVETVSRVFTRFQQNELIAAEGKEIHILDPIQLCALAGGSLEG, from the coding sequence ATGTCTGAGCCAGTAAAACTGCGCGCTCACAACCAGGCCCATTGCAAGGATTGCAGCCTGGCCCCTCTTTGCCTGCCACTTTCTCTGAATCTGGAAGACATGGATGCGCTGGACGAAATTGTTAAACGCGGTCGCCCGTTGAAAAAAGGCGAGTTCCTGTTCCGCCAGGGCGACACGTTCGATTCCGTTTATGCAGTACGCTCCGGCGCCTTGAAGACCTTCAGCCTGAGCGACACCGGCGAAGAACAGCTGACCGGCTTCCACCTGCCGAGCGAGCTGGTTGGCCTGTCCGGCATGGACACCGAGAAGCACCCGGTGTCCGCCCAGGCGCTGGAAACCACCTCCGTCTGCGAAATTCCTTTCGAACGCCTCGACGAATTGGCCCTGCAGCTGCCGCAGTTGCGCCGCCAGTTGATGCGCGTGATGAGCCGGGAAATCCGCGACGATCAGCAAATGATGTTGCTGCTGTCGAAAAAAACCGCCGATGAGCGCATCGCGACGTTCCTGGTCAATCTGTCGGCACGCTTCCGCGCCCGCGGCTTCTCGGCCAATCAGTTCCGCTTGAGCATGTCGCGCAATGAAATCGGCAACTACCTGGGGCTGGCCGTGGAAACCGTCTCGCGGGTATTCACGCGCTTCCAGCAGAACGAACTGATTGCTGCCGAAGGCAAAGAGATTCATATCCTCGACCCGATCCAGCTCTGCGCCCTGGCCGGCGGCTCGCTCGAAGGCTGA
- the hemN gene encoding oxygen-independent coproporphyrinogen III oxidase: MLDAIRWDTDLIRRYDLAGPRYTSYPTAVQFHSQVGTFDLFHALRDSRKALRPLSLYVHVPFCANICYYCACNKVITKDRGRALPYLQRLEQEIQLIACHLDPAQKVEQLHFGGGTPTFLSHDELRQLMAHLRKHFNLLDDDSGDYGIEIDPREADWSTMGLLRELGFNRVSIGLQDLDPAVQRAVNRLQSLEETRAVIDAARTLQFRSINIDLIYGLPKQTPENFARTVEEVISLQPDRLSVFNYAHLPERFMPQRRINGNELPSPAQKLEMLQRTIEQLTAAGYRYIGMDHFALPDDELAIAQEEETLQRNFQGYTTHGHCDLIGLGVSAISQIGDLYCQNSSDLSHYQNTLAAAQLATSRGLVCNADDRLRRAVIQQLICNFSLVFADIEQPFNIDFQGYFGALWPQLQGMADDGLISLQRERIDVLPAGRLLVRSVCMVFDAYLEHQNRQRFSRVI; the protein is encoded by the coding sequence ATGCTCGACGCCATTCGTTGGGACACTGATCTGATCCGCCGCTACGACCTGGCGGGGCCGCGCTACACCTCGTATCCGACGGCCGTGCAATTTCACAGTCAGGTCGGCACGTTCGATCTGTTCCATGCCCTGCGCGACAGCCGCAAGGCCCTGCGCCCGTTGTCGCTGTATGTGCACGTGCCGTTCTGCGCGAACATTTGCTACTACTGCGCCTGCAACAAGGTCATCACCAAGGATCGCGGCCGTGCCCTGCCGTACCTGCAACGTCTGGAGCAGGAAATCCAGTTGATCGCCTGCCACCTCGACCCGGCACAAAAGGTCGAGCAACTGCACTTTGGTGGCGGCACGCCGACCTTTCTCAGCCACGACGAACTGCGGCAGTTGATGGCGCACCTGCGCAAGCACTTCAATCTGCTGGATGACGACTCGGGCGATTACGGCATCGAAATCGACCCGCGCGAAGCCGACTGGTCGACCATGGGCCTGCTGCGCGAACTGGGGTTCAACCGGGTCAGCATCGGCCTGCAAGACCTCGACCCGGCGGTGCAGCGCGCGGTCAATCGCCTGCAAAGCCTTGAAGAAACCCGTGCAGTGATCGACGCGGCGCGCACCCTGCAGTTTCGCTCGATCAACATCGACCTGATTTATGGCTTGCCGAAACAGACCCCGGAGAATTTCGCCCGCACGGTCGAGGAAGTCATCAGCCTGCAACCGGACCGGCTCTCGGTGTTCAACTATGCGCACCTGCCGGAACGCTTCATGCCGCAGCGGCGCATCAACGGCAACGAGCTGCCGAGCCCGGCGCAGAAACTGGAAATGCTGCAGCGCACCATCGAACAACTGACCGCCGCCGGTTACCGCTACATCGGCATGGATCACTTTGCCCTGCCCGACGATGAACTGGCGATTGCCCAGGAAGAAGAAACCCTTCAACGCAACTTCCAGGGCTACACCACCCACGGTCACTGCGACCTGATCGGGCTAGGGGTTTCCGCGATCAGTCAGATTGGCGACCTGTACTGCCAGAACAGCAGCGATCTCAGCCACTACCAGAACACCCTCGCCGCCGCGCAACTGGCGACCAGCCGTGGCTTGGTGTGCAACGCCGATGACCGTCTGCGCCGCGCAGTGATTCAGCAGCTGATCTGCAACTTCAGCCTGGTATTCGCCGATATCGAGCAGCCATTCAACATTGATTTCCAGGGCTATTTCGGCGCGCTGTGGCCACAACTGCAAGGCATGGCCGACGATGGCCTGATCAGCCTGCAACGTGAGCGGATCGACGTCCTGCCAGCCGGACGTCTGTTGGTGCGCTCGGTGTGCATGGTCTTCGACGCCTACCTGGAACACCAGAACCGTCAGCGCTTCTCGCGGGTGATTTAG
- a CDS encoding sulfite exporter TauE/SafE family protein produces MLELAPLLVSALILGLLGGGHCLGMCGGLMGALTLAIPKEQRSRRFRLLLAYNLGRILSYATAGLLIGLAGWAVANSPAALFMRVLAGLLLIAMGLYLAGWWSGLTRIESLGRGLWRYIQPVANRLLPVSSLPRALLLGALWGWLPCGLVYSTLLWSASQGNALDSALLMLAFGLGTWPVLLATGLAAERVTALLRKRSVRMAGGLLVIVFGIWTLPGPHQHWLMGH; encoded by the coding sequence ATGCTTGAACTGGCGCCCCTGCTGGTGTCGGCACTGATCCTCGGCCTGCTCGGCGGCGGCCATTGCCTGGGGATGTGCGGCGGTTTGATGGGCGCGCTGACGCTGGCGATTCCCAAGGAACAGCGCAGCCGGCGTTTTCGCTTGCTGCTGGCGTACAACCTTGGACGAATCCTCAGTTACGCAACGGCCGGGTTGCTTATCGGGCTGGCCGGCTGGGCCGTGGCCAATAGTCCTGCCGCGTTGTTTATGCGGGTGCTGGCCGGGTTGCTGCTGATCGCGATGGGCTTGTATCTGGCGGGATGGTGGAGCGGCCTCACCCGTATCGAAAGCCTCGGCCGTGGGTTGTGGCGCTACATTCAACCGGTGGCCAACCGCTTGTTGCCGGTGTCGAGCCTGCCTCGTGCACTATTGCTCGGCGCCTTGTGGGGCTGGCTGCCCTGCGGGCTGGTTTACAGCACGTTGCTGTGGTCGGCGAGTCAGGGCAATGCGCTCGACAGTGCGCTGTTGATGCTGGCGTTCGGGCTGGGGACATGGCCGGTGTTGCTCGCCACGGGGCTGGCGGCGGAACGGGTGACCGCGCTGCTGCGCAAGCGCAGCGTGCGCATGGCCGGCGGTTTGCTGGTGATTGTCTTCGGTATCTGGACCTTGCCGGGGCCGCATCAGCATTGGCTCATGGGCCACTGA
- the ccoS gene encoding cbb3-type cytochrome oxidase assembly protein CcoS — protein sequence MPALYVMIPAALLIVAIAVYIFFWAVDSGQYDDLDGPAHSILFDDQDPNHTAAVDEANAHKPDDKAPPHA from the coding sequence ATGCCAGCTCTTTACGTGATGATCCCGGCCGCCCTGCTGATCGTGGCCATCGCCGTGTACATCTTCTTCTGGGCGGTGGACAGCGGCCAGTACGACGACCTCGACGGTCCGGCGCACAGCATCCTGTTCGACGATCAGGACCCGAACCACACCGCGGCGGTGGACGAAGCCAACGCGCACAAACCGGACGACAAGGCGCCACCTCATGCTTGA